One Salmo salar chromosome ssa01, Ssal_v3.1, whole genome shotgun sequence DNA window includes the following coding sequences:
- the aggf1 gene encoding angiogenic factor with G patch and FHA domains 1 isoform X3 — protein sequence MVITRCLCSTYRLILLAERKEGVRPSEENKRIAGSMATNGEKASGGEEGSDSEVAELRQKVESLKQELKSCTKELTKLQKQLTKSERLQKSTESYNEDLRKQVNKLSAEIHERKKKAKERAEAETQTEEYTWSETDYYNYYYGGGYYQGDGVATDTQRTVTPEGQEATDASEMTATESTTDTATDMTTDTATARITEVSVEGGIAAAQPEEVDTGSIADMLRATAEQAMTQTGFVFDETTGMYYDHSTGFYYDSASQLYYDNNTGMYYYYDAESGKYQFHSRIEVPTVQPVSETSQVKKSLDKKGRKWKKVPERTSRHDDKVEDVTNSLANMKISYFWNSASRRVAEKVWPPCVRVTVVRSPVLQTGTLFIITADSPATIGREKDMNHAISISEMGVSKLHAEVYFDQDQQCYMLVDQGSQNGTVLNGNRILQPNAKCDPCPLTHGDEVKMGETVLSFHIHAGTDTCDGCEPGQVMAHLSKHQRNQPLQTGPAPTKEDKELLRQKELKQMKVKYGLKSTEYEEDKALRNPRYVDRAESRRQTVGSEGVFQRDDAPASVHVEISEVNKGRKMLEKMGWKKGEGLGKDGAGMKDPIQLKIRKSQSGFGAGAAVSVDEAGSLSRTKTQRNWEKARERFNDTCQTETPTVKKEQSPAPKPWVKGEVTD from the exons ATGGTGATTACAAGATGTTTATGTTCAACTTACAGGTTGATATTGTTGGCGGAGAGAAAGGAGGGCGTTCGTCCAAGCGAAGAAAACAAACGAATCG CCGGAAGTATGGCGACAAATGGAGAGAAGgcgagtggaggagaggaggggtcgGATTCCGAGGTGGCTGAGCTTCGCCAGAAAGTAGAGTCGCTAAAGCAAGAACTGAAAAGCTGCACAAAAGAACTGACCAAATTACAGAAACAACTGACCAAGTCTGAGAGGCTTCAGAAAAGCACAGAAAGCTACAATGAAGACttgaggaaacag GTCAACAAGCTTAGTGCAGAGATTCATGAACGAAAGAAAAAGGCGAAAGAGAGAGCTGAagctgagacacagacagaggaatatACCTGGTCAGAAACTG attattacaactactactatggAGGAGGCTACTACCAGGGTGATGGTGTGGCTACAGACACCCAGAGGACCGTGACACCTGAGGGGCAGGAAGCCACTGATGCCTCAGAGATGACAGCTACAGAATCAACCACTGACACAGCTACAGACATGACGACAGACACAGCCACAGCGAGGATTACAGAGGTGTCTGTAGAGGGTGGTATTGCTGCCGCTCAACCAGAG GAAGTGGATACGGGCTCCATAGCTGACATGCTGAGAGCCACAGCTGAGCAGGCCATGACACAGACTGGCTTTGTGTTTGATGAGACCACAGGGATGTACTACGACCACAGCACTGGCTTTTACTACGACTCG GCCAGTCAGTTGTACTATGATAACAACACAGGGATGTACTACTACTACGATGCAGAGAGTGGCAAGTACCAGTTCCACTCCAGGATAGAGGTTCCTACTGTACAGCCCGTCTCAGAGACCAGCCAGGTGAAAAAGAGCCTAGACAAGAAAGGAAGGAAGTGGAAGAAAGTTCCAGAGAGAACCTCCCGTCACGATGATAAG GTAGAAGACGTGACTAACTCACTGGCTAACATGAAGATTTCCTATTTCTGGAACTCAGCTTCCCGTAGAG TTGCTGAGAAGGTGTGGCCGCCCTGTGTGAGGGTAACAGTTGTCAGATCTCCAGTGTTACAGACAGGAACACTCTTCATCATCACAGCTGACTCTCCAGCCACCATTGGCAG GGAGAAGGATATGAACCATGCCATTAGTATATCTGAAATGGGAGTCAGTAAG CTCCATGCAGAGGTGTACTTTGACCAGGACCAACAGTGCTACATGCTAGTGGACCAGGGAAGCCAGAACGGAACTGTCCTCAATGGCAACCGAATCCTACAG CCCAATGCTAAGTGTGACCCTTGCCCTCTGACCCATGGGGATGAGGTGAAGAtgggagagactgttctgtccttTCACATCCACGCAGGGACAGACACCTGTGACGGCTGTGAACCTGGACAGGTCATGGCTCACCTCAGCAAACACCAGAGGAACCAACCACTACAGACCG GTCCAGCTCCAACCAAAGAGGACAAGGAGCTGCTCCGACAGAAAGAACTGAAACAGATGAAGGTTAAATATGGCCTGAAG AGCACTGAGTATGAAGAGGATAAAGCCCTGAGGAACCCCAGGTATGTGGACCGGGCCGAGTCTCGCCGTCAGACCGTGGGCAGCGAGGGAGTCTTTCAACGGGATGATGCACCCGCCTCTGTACACGT TGAGATCAGTGAAGTCAACAAGGGAAGGAAGATGTTGGAGAAGATGGGCTGGAAGAAAGGAGAAGGCCTGGGCAAAGATGGAGCTGGAATGAAAGACCCG ATCCAGTTGAAGATCCGGAAGTCCCAGTCAGGCTTTGGGGCGGGAGCTGCTGTGTCGGTGGACGAGGCTGGGTCTCTGAGTAGGACCAAGACCCAGAGGAACTGGGAGAAGGCCAGGGAGCGGTTTAATGACACAtgccagacagagacacccacagTCAAGAAGGAGCAGAGCCCAGCACCCAAACCCTGGGTTAAAGGAGAAGTGACTGATTGA
- the aggf1 gene encoding angiogenic factor with G patch and FHA domains 1 isoform X1, with protein sequence MVITRCLCSTYRLILLAERKEGVRPSEENKRIAGSMATNGEKASGGEEGSDSEVAELRQKVESLKQELKSCTKELTKLQKQLTKSERLQKSTESYNEDLRKQVNKLSAEIHERKKKAKERAEAETQTEEYTWSETDYYNYYYGGGYYQGDGVATDTQRTVTPEGQEATDASEMTATESTTDTATDMTTDTATARITEVSVEGGIAAAQPEEVDTGSIADMLRATAEQAMTQTGFVFDETTGMYYDHSTGFYYDSASQLYYDNNTGMYYYYDAESGKYQFHSRIEVPTVQPVSETSQVKKSLDKKGRKWKKVPERTSRHDDKGLVKEELDLNEWVERRIPKRGAGSRRQRGRSLTPDAPLQKKSSLKTRQAKSAERSLKRRKKRKDGLRSDDASSSRRKKKKAKSDKLIKKKKAAKAASASRSDDSSGNNDPEEGEITESEGEWKSTSSSPPPTKYSSESEIDSQEVAEKVWPPCVRVTVVRSPVLQTGTLFIITADSPATIGREKDMNHAISISEMGVSKLHAEVYFDQDQQCYMLVDQGSQNGTVLNGNRILQPNAKCDPCPLTHGDEVKMGETVLSFHIHAGTDTCDGCEPGQVMAHLSKHQRNQPLQTGPAPTKEDKELLRQKELKQMKVKYGLKSTEYEEDKALRNPRYVDRAESRRQTVGSEGVFQRDDAPASVHVEISEVNKGRKMLEKMGWKKGEGLGKDGAGMKDPIQLKIRKSQSGFGAGAAVSVDEAGSLSRTKTQRNWEKARERFNDTCQTETPTVKKEQSPAPKPWVKGEVTD encoded by the exons ATGGTGATTACAAGATGTTTATGTTCAACTTACAGGTTGATATTGTTGGCGGAGAGAAAGGAGGGCGTTCGTCCAAGCGAAGAAAACAAACGAATCG CCGGAAGTATGGCGACAAATGGAGAGAAGgcgagtggaggagaggaggggtcgGATTCCGAGGTGGCTGAGCTTCGCCAGAAAGTAGAGTCGCTAAAGCAAGAACTGAAAAGCTGCACAAAAGAACTGACCAAATTACAGAAACAACTGACCAAGTCTGAGAGGCTTCAGAAAAGCACAGAAAGCTACAATGAAGACttgaggaaacag GTCAACAAGCTTAGTGCAGAGATTCATGAACGAAAGAAAAAGGCGAAAGAGAGAGCTGAagctgagacacagacagaggaatatACCTGGTCAGAAACTG attattacaactactactatggAGGAGGCTACTACCAGGGTGATGGTGTGGCTACAGACACCCAGAGGACCGTGACACCTGAGGGGCAGGAAGCCACTGATGCCTCAGAGATGACAGCTACAGAATCAACCACTGACACAGCTACAGACATGACGACAGACACAGCCACAGCGAGGATTACAGAGGTGTCTGTAGAGGGTGGTATTGCTGCCGCTCAACCAGAG GAAGTGGATACGGGCTCCATAGCTGACATGCTGAGAGCCACAGCTGAGCAGGCCATGACACAGACTGGCTTTGTGTTTGATGAGACCACAGGGATGTACTACGACCACAGCACTGGCTTTTACTACGACTCG GCCAGTCAGTTGTACTATGATAACAACACAGGGATGTACTACTACTACGATGCAGAGAGTGGCAAGTACCAGTTCCACTCCAGGATAGAGGTTCCTACTGTACAGCCCGTCTCAGAGACCAGCCAGGTGAAAAAGAGCCTAGACAAGAAAGGAAGGAAGTGGAAGAAAGTTCCAGAGAGAACCTCCCGTCACGATGATAAG GGCCTTGTAAAGGAGGAGCTGGACCTTAATGAGTGGGTGGAGCGGCGAATCCCCAAGAGGGGCGCAGGCTCGCGCAGGCAGAGGGGCCGGTCTCTTACTCCAGACGCGCCTCTGCAAAAAAAAAGCTCCTTGAAGACTCGCCAGGCGAAGAGCGCCGAACGCTCgttgaagaggaggaagaagaggaaggacGGGTTGCGCTCCGATGATGCGAGCAGCtcgaggaggaagaagaagaaggctAAATCAGATAAACTCATCAAGAAAAAGAAGGCGGCTAAAGCAGCGTCTGCGTCGCGGAGTGATGACTCGAGTGGGAACAATGATCCTGAGGAGGGGGAGATCACGGAGTCGGAGGGAGAATGGAAGTctacctcttcctcccctcctcccaccaAATACAGCTCAGAGTCAGAGATAGACAGTCAGGAAG TTGCTGAGAAGGTGTGGCCGCCCTGTGTGAGGGTAACAGTTGTCAGATCTCCAGTGTTACAGACAGGAACACTCTTCATCATCACAGCTGACTCTCCAGCCACCATTGGCAG GGAGAAGGATATGAACCATGCCATTAGTATATCTGAAATGGGAGTCAGTAAG CTCCATGCAGAGGTGTACTTTGACCAGGACCAACAGTGCTACATGCTAGTGGACCAGGGAAGCCAGAACGGAACTGTCCTCAATGGCAACCGAATCCTACAG CCCAATGCTAAGTGTGACCCTTGCCCTCTGACCCATGGGGATGAGGTGAAGAtgggagagactgttctgtccttTCACATCCACGCAGGGACAGACACCTGTGACGGCTGTGAACCTGGACAGGTCATGGCTCACCTCAGCAAACACCAGAGGAACCAACCACTACAGACCG GTCCAGCTCCAACCAAAGAGGACAAGGAGCTGCTCCGACAGAAAGAACTGAAACAGATGAAGGTTAAATATGGCCTGAAG AGCACTGAGTATGAAGAGGATAAAGCCCTGAGGAACCCCAGGTATGTGGACCGGGCCGAGTCTCGCCGTCAGACCGTGGGCAGCGAGGGAGTCTTTCAACGGGATGATGCACCCGCCTCTGTACACGT TGAGATCAGTGAAGTCAACAAGGGAAGGAAGATGTTGGAGAAGATGGGCTGGAAGAAAGGAGAAGGCCTGGGCAAAGATGGAGCTGGAATGAAAGACCCG ATCCAGTTGAAGATCCGGAAGTCCCAGTCAGGCTTTGGGGCGGGAGCTGCTGTGTCGGTGGACGAGGCTGGGTCTCTGAGTAGGACCAAGACCCAGAGGAACTGGGAGAAGGCCAGGGAGCGGTTTAATGACACAtgccagacagagacacccacagTCAAGAAGGAGCAGAGCCCAGCACCCAAACCCTGGGTTAAAGGAGAAGTGACTGATTGA
- the aggf1 gene encoding angiogenic factor with G patch and FHA domains 1 isoform X2 codes for MATNGEKASGGEEGSDSEVAELRQKVESLKQELKSCTKELTKLQKQLTKSERLQKSTESYNEDLRKQVNKLSAEIHERKKKAKERAEAETQTEEYTWSETDYYNYYYGGGYYQGDGVATDTQRTVTPEGQEATDASEMTATESTTDTATDMTTDTATARITEVSVEGGIAAAQPEEVDTGSIADMLRATAEQAMTQTGFVFDETTGMYYDHSTGFYYDSASQLYYDNNTGMYYYYDAESGKYQFHSRIEVPTVQPVSETSQVKKSLDKKGRKWKKVPERTSRHDDKGLVKEELDLNEWVERRIPKRGAGSRRQRGRSLTPDAPLQKKSSLKTRQAKSAERSLKRRKKRKDGLRSDDASSSRRKKKKAKSDKLIKKKKAAKAASASRSDDSSGNNDPEEGEITESEGEWKSTSSSPPPTKYSSESEIDSQEVAEKVWPPCVRVTVVRSPVLQTGTLFIITADSPATIGREKDMNHAISISEMGVSKLHAEVYFDQDQQCYMLVDQGSQNGTVLNGNRILQPNAKCDPCPLTHGDEVKMGETVLSFHIHAGTDTCDGCEPGQVMAHLSKHQRNQPLQTGPAPTKEDKELLRQKELKQMKVKYGLKSTEYEEDKALRNPRYVDRAESRRQTVGSEGVFQRDDAPASVHVEISEVNKGRKMLEKMGWKKGEGLGKDGAGMKDPIQLKIRKSQSGFGAGAAVSVDEAGSLSRTKTQRNWEKARERFNDTCQTETPTVKKEQSPAPKPWVKGEVTD; via the exons ATGGCGACAAATGGAGAGAAGgcgagtggaggagaggaggggtcgGATTCCGAGGTGGCTGAGCTTCGCCAGAAAGTAGAGTCGCTAAAGCAAGAACTGAAAAGCTGCACAAAAGAACTGACCAAATTACAGAAACAACTGACCAAGTCTGAGAGGCTTCAGAAAAGCACAGAAAGCTACAATGAAGACttgaggaaacag GTCAACAAGCTTAGTGCAGAGATTCATGAACGAAAGAAAAAGGCGAAAGAGAGAGCTGAagctgagacacagacagaggaatatACCTGGTCAGAAACTG attattacaactactactatggAGGAGGCTACTACCAGGGTGATGGTGTGGCTACAGACACCCAGAGGACCGTGACACCTGAGGGGCAGGAAGCCACTGATGCCTCAGAGATGACAGCTACAGAATCAACCACTGACACAGCTACAGACATGACGACAGACACAGCCACAGCGAGGATTACAGAGGTGTCTGTAGAGGGTGGTATTGCTGCCGCTCAACCAGAG GAAGTGGATACGGGCTCCATAGCTGACATGCTGAGAGCCACAGCTGAGCAGGCCATGACACAGACTGGCTTTGTGTTTGATGAGACCACAGGGATGTACTACGACCACAGCACTGGCTTTTACTACGACTCG GCCAGTCAGTTGTACTATGATAACAACACAGGGATGTACTACTACTACGATGCAGAGAGTGGCAAGTACCAGTTCCACTCCAGGATAGAGGTTCCTACTGTACAGCCCGTCTCAGAGACCAGCCAGGTGAAAAAGAGCCTAGACAAGAAAGGAAGGAAGTGGAAGAAAGTTCCAGAGAGAACCTCCCGTCACGATGATAAG GGCCTTGTAAAGGAGGAGCTGGACCTTAATGAGTGGGTGGAGCGGCGAATCCCCAAGAGGGGCGCAGGCTCGCGCAGGCAGAGGGGCCGGTCTCTTACTCCAGACGCGCCTCTGCAAAAAAAAAGCTCCTTGAAGACTCGCCAGGCGAAGAGCGCCGAACGCTCgttgaagaggaggaagaagaggaaggacGGGTTGCGCTCCGATGATGCGAGCAGCtcgaggaggaagaagaagaaggctAAATCAGATAAACTCATCAAGAAAAAGAAGGCGGCTAAAGCAGCGTCTGCGTCGCGGAGTGATGACTCGAGTGGGAACAATGATCCTGAGGAGGGGGAGATCACGGAGTCGGAGGGAGAATGGAAGTctacctcttcctcccctcctcccaccaAATACAGCTCAGAGTCAGAGATAGACAGTCAGGAAG TTGCTGAGAAGGTGTGGCCGCCCTGTGTGAGGGTAACAGTTGTCAGATCTCCAGTGTTACAGACAGGAACACTCTTCATCATCACAGCTGACTCTCCAGCCACCATTGGCAG GGAGAAGGATATGAACCATGCCATTAGTATATCTGAAATGGGAGTCAGTAAG CTCCATGCAGAGGTGTACTTTGACCAGGACCAACAGTGCTACATGCTAGTGGACCAGGGAAGCCAGAACGGAACTGTCCTCAATGGCAACCGAATCCTACAG CCCAATGCTAAGTGTGACCCTTGCCCTCTGACCCATGGGGATGAGGTGAAGAtgggagagactgttctgtccttTCACATCCACGCAGGGACAGACACCTGTGACGGCTGTGAACCTGGACAGGTCATGGCTCACCTCAGCAAACACCAGAGGAACCAACCACTACAGACCG GTCCAGCTCCAACCAAAGAGGACAAGGAGCTGCTCCGACAGAAAGAACTGAAACAGATGAAGGTTAAATATGGCCTGAAG AGCACTGAGTATGAAGAGGATAAAGCCCTGAGGAACCCCAGGTATGTGGACCGGGCCGAGTCTCGCCGTCAGACCGTGGGCAGCGAGGGAGTCTTTCAACGGGATGATGCACCCGCCTCTGTACACGT TGAGATCAGTGAAGTCAACAAGGGAAGGAAGATGTTGGAGAAGATGGGCTGGAAGAAAGGAGAAGGCCTGGGCAAAGATGGAGCTGGAATGAAAGACCCG ATCCAGTTGAAGATCCGGAAGTCCCAGTCAGGCTTTGGGGCGGGAGCTGCTGTGTCGGTGGACGAGGCTGGGTCTCTGAGTAGGACCAAGACCCAGAGGAACTGGGAGAAGGCCAGGGAGCGGTTTAATGACACAtgccagacagagacacccacagTCAAGAAGGAGCAGAGCCCAGCACCCAAACCCTGGGTTAAAGGAGAAGTGACTGATTGA